A part of Escherichia marmotae genomic DNA contains:
- a CDS encoding FGGY-family carbohydrate kinase, translating to MSKKYIIGIDGGSQSTKVVMYDLQGNIICEGKGLLQPMHTPDADTAEHPDDDLWASLCFAGHDLMSQFAGNKEDIVGIGLGSIRCCRALLKADGTPAAPLISWQDARVTSPYEHTNPDVAYVTSFSGYLAHRLTGEFKDNIANYFGQWPVDYKTWAWSEDAAVIEKFNIPRHMLFGVQMPGTVLGHITPQAALATHFPAGLPVVCTTSDKPVEALGAGLLDDETAVISLGTYIALMMNGKALPKDPVAYWPIMSSIPETLLYEGYGIRKGMWTVSWLRDMLGESLIQDARAQDLSPEDLLNKKASCVPPGCNGLMTVLDWLTNPWEPYKRGIMIGFDSSMDYAWIYRSILESVALTLKNNYDNMCNEMNHFAKHVIITGGGSNSDLFMQIFADVFNLPARRNAINGCASLGAAINASVGLGLYPDYATAVDKMVRVKDIFMPVESNARRYDAMNKGIFKDLTKHTDVILKKSYEVMHGELGNVDAIQSWSNA from the coding sequence ATGTCGAAGAAATACATCATAGGGATTGATGGCGGAAGTCAGAGTACAAAAGTGGTGATGTACGATCTGCAAGGCAACATAATTTGCGAAGGCAAAGGTTTATTACAGCCGATGCACACACCGGATGCCGATACCGCAGAACATCCTGACGACGATTTATGGGCATCATTATGTTTTGCCGGTCACGATTTAATGAGCCAGTTTGCCGGGAATAAAGAAGATATTGTTGGCATCGGCCTGGGATCAATCCGTTGCTGCCGTGCCTTACTGAAAGCTGACGGTACACCCGCCGCACCACTGATTAGCTGGCAGGATGCGCGAGTTACGAGCCCTTACGAACACACGAATCCTGACGTGGCGTATGTCACTTCTTTTTCGGGCTATCTGGCGCACCGCTTAACAGGCGAGTTTAAAGACAATATCGCCAACTATTTTGGCCAGTGGCCGGTGGATTATAAAACCTGGGCCTGGAGTGAAGATGCCGCGGTAATCGAGAAGTTTAATATCCCCCGCCATATGCTTTTTGGCGTACAAATGCCGGGGACCGTTCTCGGGCATATCACACCACAAGCAGCACTGGCGACACATTTCCCGGCAGGACTGCCGGTAGTTTGTACCACCAGTGATAAACCGGTAGAAGCATTAGGAGCCGGATTGCTGGACGATGAAACGGCGGTGATTTCCTTAGGCACCTATATCGCGCTGATGATGAATGGCAAAGCACTGCCGAAAGACCCGGTAGCGTACTGGCCGATTATGTCTTCTATTCCAGAAACATTGCTGTATGAAGGTTACGGTATTCGCAAAGGGATGTGGACGGTAAGTTGGTTGCGCGACATGTTGGGCGAGTCGTTAATTCAGGATGCCAGAGCACAGGATCTTTCGCCGGAAGATTTGCTCAACAAAAAAGCCTCTTGCGTGCCACCTGGCTGTAATGGGTTGATGACGGTGCTGGACTGGCTGACCAACCCGTGGGAACCGTACAAACGCGGAATTATGATCGGCTTTGATTCCAGTATGGATTACGCATGGATTTATCGTTCGATTCTGGAAAGCGTGGCGCTGACGCTGAAGAACAATTACGACAATATGTGTAATGAAATGAATCACTTTGCGAAGCATGTGATCATTACTGGCGGCGGTTCAAACAGCGATCTGTTTATGCAAATTTTTGCCGACGTGTTCAATCTTCCGGCAAGACGTAACGCCATTAACGGGTGCGCTAGTTTGGGAGCGGCTATCAACGCGTCTGTAGGGCTTGGCTTGTACCCGGATTACGCAACTGCTGTTGACAAAATGGTTCGCGTGAAAGACATCTTTATGCCTGTTGAGAGCAACGCCAGACGTTACGACGCGATGAATAAAGGCATTTTCAAAGACCTAACCAAACACACTGATGTGATCCTGAAAAAATCGTATGAAGTGATGCATGGAGAATTGGGCAATGTGGACGCTATTCAAAGCTGGTCTAATGCGTAA
- a CDS encoding MFS transporter encodes MNTSPVRMDDLPLNRFHCRIAALTFGAHLTDGYVLGVIGYAIIQLTPAMQLTPFMAGMIGGSALLGLFIGSLVLGWISDHIGRQKIFTFSFLLITLASFLQYFATTPEHLIGLRILIGIGLGGDYSVGHTLLAEFSPRRHRGILLGAFSVVWTVGYVLASIAGHHFISESPEAWRWLLASTALPALLITLLRWGTPESPRWLLRQGRFAEAHAIVHRYFGSHVLLGDEVATATTKHIKTLFSSRYWRRTVFNSVFFVCLVIPWFVIYTWLPTIAQTIGLEDALTASLMLNALLIVGALLGLVLTHLLAHRKFLLGSFLLLAATLMVMACLPSGSSLTLLLFILFSTTISAVSNLVGILPAESFPTDIRSLGVGFATAMSRLGAAISTGLLPWVLAQWGMQATLLLLAIVLLVGFVVTWLWAPETKALPLVAAGNVGGANEHSVSV; translated from the coding sequence ATGAACACTTCACCGGTGCGAATGGATGATTTACCACTTAACCGTTTTCACTGTCGCATTGCTGCGCTTACTTTCGGCGCGCACCTGACTGACGGTTATGTCCTCGGCGTCATTGGTTACGCCATTATTCAGCTTACTCCAGCCATGCAACTGACACCGTTTATGGCGGGAATGATTGGTGGCTCAGCGCTACTTGGCCTGTTTATCGGCAGCCTGGTTTTGGGCTGGATCTCCGACCATATCGGGCGGCAAAAAATCTTCACTTTCAGCTTTTTGCTGATTACGCTCGCTTCGTTTTTACAATATTTTGCCACCACGCCGGAGCACCTGATTGGTTTGCGCATTTTGATCGGCATTGGGCTGGGTGGTGATTACTCTGTGGGGCATACCTTGCTGGCAGAATTTTCCCCGCGCCGCCACCGCGGTATTTTGCTGGGCGCGTTCAGCGTGGTGTGGACGGTGGGTTATGTGCTGGCAAGTATTGCCGGACATCACTTTATTTCAGAAAGTCCGGAGGCCTGGCGATGGCTTTTGGCATCAACAGCTCTGCCCGCGCTGTTGATTACGTTGTTACGTTGGGGCACACCGGAATCGCCGCGCTGGCTGCTGCGACAGGGGCGTTTTGCAGAAGCTCATGCCATTGTGCATCGTTACTTTGGCTCTCATGTATTACTGGGCGATGAAGTGGCAACGGCCACCACTAAGCACATCAAAACCTTGTTCTCTTCGCGTTACTGGCGGCGCACGGTATTTAACAGCGTGTTCTTTGTCTGCCTCGTGATCCCGTGGTTTGTGATTTATACCTGGCTGCCGACTATCGCCCAGACTATTGGTCTGGAAGATGCGCTGACCGCCAGCCTGATGCTCAATGCCTTGTTAATTGTTGGCGCGTTATTAGGGTTAGTGTTGACCCACTTGTTAGCCCATCGCAAATTTTTACTGGGGAGCTTTTTGCTGCTGGCGGCCACGCTGATGGTGATGGCCTGTTTGCCTTCCGGCAGTTCGTTAACGCTACTGCTTTTTATTCTCTTCAGCACCACCATTTCGGCGGTCAGCAATCTGGTTGGCATTCTACCTGCCGAAAGTTTTCCTACTGATATCCGCTCTCTGGGCGTCGGTTTTGCGACCGCCATGAGTAGACTTGGCGCGGCAATTAGCACCGGTTTGTTGCCGTGGGTTCTGGCGCAGTGGGGAATGCAGGCCACCTTATTGTTACTGGCCATCGTGCTATTGGTTGGTTTTGTTGTGACCTGGCTATGGGCTCCAGAAACTAAAGCTCTCCCGCTGGTTGCGGCGGGAAATGTCGGAGGTGCGAATGAACATTCTGTTAGCGTTTAA
- a CDS encoding LemA family protein: protein MLRIFIVLIFIFNLSGCGYNDIQTYDEQVNSSWSEVLNQYQRRADLIPNLVASIKGYSSYEKEVLEAVTLARSQAIRASSDLQQAPGDEQKLQTWQQAQAQLTRTLGQLTIISERYPELKAQELYQNLIVQLEGSENRIAVARGRYIKAIEQYNVTIRKFPAVLTAKIMDYTAKKNYLPDDVAAVSKAPTIDFSQNPNIH from the coding sequence ATGCTCAGAATATTCATCGTACTTATATTTATTTTCAATTTATCAGGTTGTGGATATAATGATATTCAAACTTATGACGAACAAGTCAATTCATCCTGGTCAGAAGTTCTGAATCAGTATCAACGTCGTGCCGACCTTATTCCTAATCTTGTCGCCAGTATTAAAGGTTATTCCAGCTATGAAAAAGAAGTGTTGGAAGCCGTAACATTAGCGCGTAGCCAGGCTATCAGGGCCAGTAGCGATTTACAGCAAGCGCCAGGCGATGAGCAAAAGCTACAAACCTGGCAACAAGCTCAGGCGCAACTGACTCGTACACTCGGCCAGTTAACGATTATCAGTGAACGTTATCCTGAATTAAAGGCCCAGGAACTCTATCAAAATTTGATAGTACAGCTCGAAGGAAGTGAAAACCGCATTGCCGTTGCGCGAGGAAGATACATTAAAGCTATTGAACAATATAATGTCACTATCCGCAAATTCCCCGCTGTATTAACCGCAAAAATAATGGATTACACCGCAAAGAAAAATTATTTGCCGGATGATGTCGCCGCTGTGAGTAAAGCACCAACAATAGATTTTAGCCAAAATCCTAATATTCATTAA
- a CDS encoding IS4-like element IS4 family transposase translates to MHIGQALDLVSRYDSLRNPLTSLGDYLDPELISRCLAESGRVTLRKRRLPLEMMVWCIVGMALERKEPLHQIVNRLDIMLPGNRPFVAPSAAIQARQRLGSEAVRRVFTKTAQLWHNATPHPHWCGLTLLAIDGVFWRTPDTPENDAAFPRQTHAGNPALYPQVKMVCQMELTSHLLTAAAFGTMKNSENELAEQLIEQTGDNTLTLMDKGYYSLGLLNAWSQAGEHRHWMIPLRKGAQYEEIRKLGKGDHLVKLKTSPQARKKWPGLGNEVTARLLTVTRKGKVCHLLTSMTDAMRFPGGEMADLYSHRWEIELGYREIKQTMQLSRLTLRSKKPELVEQELWGVLLAYNLVRYQMIKMAEHLKGYWPNQLSFSESCGMVMRMLMTLQGASPGRIPELMRDLASMGQLVKLPTRRERAFPKVVKERPWKYPTAPKKSQSVA, encoded by the coding sequence ATGCACATTGGACAGGCCCTTGATCTGGTATCCCGTTACGATTCTCTGCGTAACCCACTGACTTCTCTGGGGGATTACCTCGACCCCGAACTCATCTCTCGTTGCCTTGCCGAATCAGGTAGGGTAACGCTACGCAAGCGCCGTCTTCCCCTCGAAATGATGGTCTGGTGTATTGTTGGCATGGCGCTTGAGCGTAAAGAACCTCTTCACCAGATTGTGAATCGCCTGGACATCATGCTACCGGGCAATCGCCCCTTCGTTGCCCCCAGTGCCGCTATTCAGGCCCGCCAGCGCCTGGGAAGTGAGGCTGTCCGCCGCGTGTTCACGAAAACAGCGCAGCTCTGGCATAACGCCACGCCGCATCCGCACTGGTGCGGCCTGACTCTGCTGGCCATCGATGGTGTGTTCTGGCGCACACCGGATACACCAGAGAACGATGCAGCCTTCCCCCGCCAGACACATGCCGGGAACCCGGCGCTCTACCCGCAGGTCAAAATGGTCTGCCAGATGGAACTGACCAGCCATCTGCTGACGGCTGCAGCCTTCGGCACGATGAAGAACAGCGAAAATGAGCTTGCTGAGCAACTTATAGAACAAACCGGCGATAACACCCTGACGTTAATGGATAAAGGTTATTACTCACTGGGACTGTTAAATGCCTGGAGCCAGGCGGGAGAACACCGCCACTGGATGATCCCTCTCAGAAAGGGAGCGCAATATGAAGAGATCAGAAAACTGGGTAAAGGCGATCATCTGGTGAAGCTGAAAACCAGCCCGCAGGCACGAAAAAAGTGGCCGGGGCTGGGAAATGAGGTGACAGCCCGCCTGCTGACCGTGACGCGCAAAGGAAAAGTCTGCCATCTGCTGACGTCGATGACGGACGCCATGCGCTTCCCCGGAGGAGAAATGGCGGATCTGTACAGTCATCGCTGGGAAATCGAACTGGGATACAGGGAGATAAAACAGACGATGCAACTGAGCAGGTTGACGCTGAGAAGTAAAAAGCCGGAGCTTGTGGAGCAAGAGCTGTGGGGTGTCTTACTGGCTTATAATCTGGTGAGATATCAGATGATTAAAATGGCAGAACATCTGAAAGGTTACTGGCCGAATCAACTGAGTTTCTCAGAATCATGCGGAATGGTGATGAGAATGCTGATGACATTGCAGGGCGCTTCACCGGGACGTATACCGGAGCTGATGCGCGATCTTGCAAGTATGGGACAACTTGTGAAATTACCGACAAGAAGGGAAAGGGCCTTCCCGAAAGTGGTAAAGGAGAGGCCCTGGAAATACCCCACAGCCCCGAAAAAGAGCCAGTCAGTTGCTTAA
- a CDS encoding FAD-binding oxidoreductase, giving the protein MSLSRAAIVDQLKEIVGADRVITDETVLKKNSIDRFRKFPDIHGIYTLPIPAAVVKLGSTEQVSRVLNFMNAHKINGVPRTGASATEGGLETVVENSVVLDGSAMNQIINIDIENMQATAQCGVPLEVLENALREKGYTTGHSPQSKPLAQMGGLVATRSIGQFSTLYGAIEDMVVGLEAVLADGTVTRIKNVPRRAAGPDIRHIIIGNEGALCYITEVTVKIFKFTPENNLFYGYVLEDMKTGFNILREIMVEGYRPSIARLYDAEDGTQHFTHFADGKCVLIFMAEGNPRIAQATGEGIAEIVARYPQCQRVDSKLIETWFNNLNWGPDKVAAERVQILKTGNMGFTTEVSGCWSCIHEIYENVINRIRTEFPHADDITMLGGHSSHSYQNGTNMYFVYDYNVVDCKPEEEIDKYHNPLNKIICEETIRLGGSMVHHHGIGKHRVHWSKLEHGSAWALLEGLKKQFDPNGIMNTGTIYPIEK; this is encoded by the coding sequence ATGTCTTTATCTCGCGCAGCGATTGTCGACCAGCTAAAGGAAATTGTTGGTGCAGATCGCGTAATTACCGATGAAACGGTATTAAAGAAAAACAGTATTGACCGTTTTCGTAAATTTCCGGATATTCATGGTATTTATACTTTGCCTATTCCGGCAGCGGTCGTAAAACTCGGTTCCACAGAGCAAGTGTCCCGCGTGCTGAATTTTATGAATGCGCACAAAATTAACGGTGTGCCACGTACCGGCGCTTCCGCCACCGAAGGTGGGCTGGAAACTGTCGTAGAAAACTCGGTGGTGCTCGATGGCTCCGCCATGAATCAAATCATTAATATTGATATTGAGAATATGCAGGCCACGGCGCAATGTGGCGTTCCGCTGGAGGTGCTGGAAAACGCGTTGCGTGAAAAAGGCTACACCACGGGGCATTCTCCGCAGTCAAAACCGCTGGCGCAGATGGGTGGCCTGGTGGCAACCCGCAGTATTGGGCAGTTCTCCACACTTTACGGCGCAATTGAAGATATGGTCGTTGGCCTGGAAGCGGTACTGGCAGATGGCACCGTGACGCGCATTAAAAACGTTCCACGTCGCGCGGCTGGTCCGGACATTCGTCACATCATTATTGGTAACGAAGGTGCACTGTGCTATATCACTGAAGTTACAGTGAAAATCTTCAAATTCACCCCGGAAAACAATCTCTTCTACGGCTATGTGCTGGAAGACATGAAAACCGGCTTCAACATCCTGCGTGAAATCATGGTGGAAGGGTATCGCCCGTCGATTGCTCGTTTGTATGACGCTGAAGATGGCACGCAACACTTCACTCATTTTGCTGATGGTAAATGCGTGCTGATCTTTATGGCCGAGGGTAACCCACGTATTGCGCAGGCGACAGGCGAAGGAATTGCCGAAATCGTGGCGCGTTACCCGCAGTGCCAGCGAGTGGACAGCAAACTGATCGAAACCTGGTTCAACAACCTGAACTGGGGGCCGGATAAAGTGGCCGCCGAACGTGTGCAGATCCTCAAAACCGGCAACATGGGCTTTACCACCGAAGTGTCCGGCTGCTGGAGTTGTATTCACGAAATCTATGAAAACGTCATTAACCGTATTCGTACCGAGTTCCCGCACGCCGACGACATCACTATGCTGGGCGGTCACTCTTCTCACAGCTACCAAAACGGCACCAACATGTACTTCGTTTACGACTACAACGTTGTTGACTGCAAACCGGAAGAGGAAATCGACAAGTACCACAACCCGCTCAACAAAATCATCTGTGAAGAAACCATTCGCCTCGGTGGTTCGATGGTGCATCACCACGGCATTGGTAAACATCGCGTTCACTGGAGCAAACTGGAACACGGCAGCGCGTGGGCGTTGCTGGAAGGGCTGAAAAAGCAGTTCGATCCTAACGGCATTATGAACACGGGTACTATCTATCCGATTGAAAAATAA
- a CDS encoding SDR family oxidoreductase has product MSIESLNAFSMDFFSLKGKTAIVTGGNSGLGQAFAMALAKAGANIFIPSFVKDNGETKEMIEKQGVEVDFMQVDITAEGAPQKIIAACCERFGTVDILVNNAGICKLNKVLDFGRADWDPMIDVNLTAAFELSYEAAKIMIPQKSGKIINICSLFSYLGGQWSPAYSATKHALAGFTKAYCDELGQYNIQVNGIAPGYYATDITLATRSNPETNQRVLDHIPANRWGDTQDLMGAAVFLASPASNYVNSHLLVVDGGYLVR; this is encoded by the coding sequence ATGTCAATCGAATCACTCAATGCGTTCTCAATGGATTTTTTCTCCCTGAAAGGTAAAACTGCAATTGTTACCGGCGGGAATAGTGGTTTAGGCCAGGCATTTGCGATGGCACTGGCAAAAGCAGGTGCAAATATCTTTATTCCAAGCTTCGTCAAAGATAATGGCGAAACGAAGGAAATGATTGAAAAACAAGGCGTTGAAGTGGACTTCATGCAGGTGGATATCACCGCAGAAGGCGCGCCGCAGAAGATAATCGCTGCCTGTTGTGAGCGTTTTGGCACTGTCGATATTCTGGTCAATAACGCAGGTATTTGTAAGCTGAATAAGGTGCTGGACTTCGGCCGTGCCGACTGGGACCCGATGATTGATGTGAACCTGACAGCCGCTTTTGAGCTGAGTTACGAAGCGGCAAAAATTATGATCCCGCAAAAAAGCGGTAAAATCATTAATATCTGTTCATTGTTTTCTTACCTGGGCGGGCAATGGTCTCCAGCATATTCTGCAACTAAACACGCACTTGCTGGATTCACTAAAGCCTATTGCGATGAATTAGGTCAATATAATATTCAGGTAAATGGTATTGCCCCTGGTTATTATGCAACCGATATTACGCTGGCGACACGCAGCAATCCAGAAACAAATCAGCGCGTTCTTGATCATATTCCGGCAAATCGTTGGGGCGATACACAGGATTTAATGGGCGCAGCCGTATTCCTCGCAAGCCCGGCATCGAATTATGTGAATAGTCATTTGCTGGTGGTTGATGGTGGTTATTTAGTGCGCTAA
- a CDS encoding MFS transporter — MQHSSYRRWITLAIISFSGGVSFDLAYLRYIYQIPMAKFMGFSNTEIGLIMSTFGIAAIILYAPSGVIADKFSHRKMITSAMVITGLLGLIMATYPPLWVMLCIQVAFAITTILMLWSVSIKAASLLGDHSEQGKIMGWMEGLRGVGVMSLAVFTMWVFSRFAPDDSASLKTVIIIYSVVYILLGILCWFFVSDNNSLRSTHNEEKQSFQLSDILAVLRISTTWYCSMVIFGVFTIYAILSYSTNYLTEMYGMSLVAASYMGIVINKIFRALCGPLGGIITTYSKVKSPTRVIQILSVVGLLALTALLMTNSNPQSVAMGIGLILLLGFTCYASRGLYWACPGEARTPSYIMGTTVGICSVIGFLPDVFVYPIIGYWQDTLPAAEAYRNMWLMGMAALGMVIVFTFLLFQKIRTADSAPAMANSK, encoded by the coding sequence ATGCAACACAGCTCATATCGACGTTGGATAACCCTCGCGATAATTAGTTTTAGCGGCGGAGTTAGTTTTGACCTGGCTTATTTACGTTATATTTATCAAATTCCCATGGCAAAATTTATGGGATTCAGCAATACCGAGATAGGTTTAATTATGAGCACCTTTGGTATTGCCGCCATTATTCTTTATGCGCCCAGCGGGGTTATTGCCGATAAATTTTCACATCGCAAAATGATTACTTCCGCGATGGTAATTACCGGATTATTAGGCCTGATAATGGCAACGTATCCACCATTATGGGTCATGCTCTGTATTCAGGTTGCCTTTGCGATAACGACTATTTTAATGCTGTGGTCGGTGTCGATTAAAGCCGCCTCGTTGCTTGGTGACCATAGCGAACAAGGGAAAATCATGGGCTGGATGGAAGGACTGCGCGGCGTCGGTGTAATGTCGCTGGCAGTGTTTACCATGTGGGTCTTTTCCCGCTTCGCTCCGGATGACAGCGCCAGCCTGAAAACGGTCATTATCATCTACAGCGTGGTTTACATCTTGTTGGGGATTCTGTGCTGGTTTTTTGTTAGCGATAACAACAGCCTGCGTAGTACCCATAACGAAGAAAAACAGTCATTCCAGCTTAGCGACATCCTGGCCGTTTTGCGTATCAGTACAACCTGGTATTGCAGCATGGTGATTTTTGGGGTCTTCACCATCTACGCCATTCTGAGTTACTCCACCAACTATCTGACCGAAATGTATGGCATGTCGCTGGTGGCGGCGAGCTACATGGGGATCGTGATCAACAAAATCTTCCGCGCACTGTGCGGCCCACTTGGCGGCATTATCACCACCTACAGCAAAGTGAAATCCCCTACCCGCGTGATCCAAATTCTTTCCGTGGTCGGCCTGCTGGCACTCACTGCCCTACTCATGACTAACTCTAACCCGCAATCGGTCGCGATGGGGATTGGCCTGATTTTACTACTGGGATTCACCTGCTACGCCTCACGCGGGCTGTACTGGGCCTGCCCCGGCGAAGCGAGAACACCATCTTACATTATGGGCACCACGGTAGGTATTTGTTCGGTGATTGGCTTCCTGCCTGATGTCTTTGTTTACCCGATTATCGGTTACTGGCAGGACACCCTGCCCGCAGCAGAAGCCTACCGCAACATGTGGCTGATGGGCATGGCGGCGCTCGGCATGGTGATCGTCTTTACCTTTTTGCTGTTCCAAAAAATTCGTACTGCTGATAGCGCCCCCGCAATGGCTAACAGCAAGTAA
- a CDS encoding electron transfer flavoprotein subunit beta/FixA family protein, producing the protein MNILLAFKAEPDAGMLAEKEWQAAATANYGPDVSLLRSLPGADEQAAAAILLAQRKSGTPMTLTALSMGDERALHWLRYFTALGFEEAVLLETAADLRFAPEFVARHIAEWQHQNPMELIITGCQSSEGQNGQTPFLLAEILAWPCFTQVERFTLDAPFITLEQRTENGLRCCRVRLPAVIAVRQCGEVALPVPGMRQRMAAGKVEILRETLAAESSAIQCLQLERPEQRRGATLIDGQTAEEKTQILWRDYLRQRMQP; encoded by the coding sequence ATGAACATTCTGTTAGCGTTTAAAGCCGAACCGGATGCCGGAATGCTGGCGGAAAAAGAGTGGCAGGCTGCTGCTACGGCAAATTATGGGCCGGATGTTTCACTGTTGCGAAGTTTACCCGGTGCTGATGAACAGGCCGCCGCCGCAATTCTATTGGCGCAGAGAAAAAGCGGCACGCCGATGACTTTAACCGCGTTGAGCATGGGGGATGAACGGGCGTTGCATTGGCTTCGCTATTTCACGGCTCTCGGGTTTGAGGAAGCAGTATTGCTGGAGACTGCGGCAGATCTGCGTTTTGCGCCGGAATTTGTTGCTCGCCATATTGCCGAATGGCAGCACCAGAATCCGATGGAGCTGATTATTACCGGCTGCCAAAGCAGCGAGGGGCAGAACGGGCAAACGCCGTTTTTGCTGGCGGAAATACTGGCCTGGCCCTGTTTTACCCAGGTGGAGCGTTTCACACTCGACGCGCCATTTATCACTCTCGAACAGCGTACTGAAAACGGGCTGCGCTGTTGCCGGGTACGCTTGCCTGCGGTCATTGCCGTGCGCCAGTGTGGCGAAGTCGCTTTGCCTGTACCGGGAATGCGCCAGCGTATGGCGGCAGGGAAAGTGGAAATTTTACGCGAAACTCTCGCCGCCGAATCGTCAGCGATACAGTGCCTGCAACTGGAAAGGCCGGAGCAACGACGTGGCGCGACGTTGATTGATGGGCAAACAGCAGAAGAAAAAACACAAATACTGTGGCGGGATTATTTGCGCCAGAGGATGCAGCCATGA
- a CDS encoding IS256-like element IS1414 family transposase, which produces MDEKQLQALANELAKNLKTPEDLSQFDRLLKKLSVEAALNAEMTHHPGYEKNQSRPGANSRNGFSTKTVITGDGPLELRTPRDRDGTFEPQLVKKNQTRITGMDNQILSLYAKGMTTREIAAAFKELYDADVSPALISKVTDAVMEQVVEWQNRPLDAVYPIVYLDCIVLKVRQDSRVINKSVFLALGINIEGQKELLGMWLAENEGAKFWLNVLTELKNRGLNDILIACVDGLKGFPDAINTVYPKARIQLCIVHMVRNSLRFVSWKDYKAVTRDLKAIYQAPTEEAGQQALEAFAAAWDCRYPQISRSWQANWPNLATFFAYPTDIRKVIYTTNAIESLNSVIRHALKKRKVFPTDDSVKKVVWLAIQSASQKWTMPLKDWRMAMSRFIIEFGDRLDGHF; this is translated from the coding sequence ATGGACGAAAAACAGTTACAGGCTCTGGCTAACGAACTGGCCAAAAACCTCAAAACCCCTGAAGACCTCAGTCAGTTTGATCGGCTGCTGAAAAAGCTCAGCGTTGAAGCCGCTCTCAATGCAGAGATGACACACCATCCTGGGTATGAGAAAAATCAGTCCAGACCAGGAGCTAACTCCCGCAACGGTTTTTCCACAAAGACCGTTATCACAGGCGACGGTCCACTGGAACTGCGTACTCCGCGCGATCGTGACGGTACCTTCGAACCACAACTGGTAAAGAAAAATCAGACCCGTATTACCGGGATGGATAACCAGATCCTCTCGTTGTATGCCAAAGGGATGACCACCCGTGAGATAGCTGCTGCGTTCAAAGAACTGTATGACGCAGATGTTTCACCGGCACTGATATCAAAGGTTACCGATGCCGTGATGGAGCAGGTTGTAGAATGGCAAAACCGACCACTGGATGCTGTTTACCCCATTGTTTATCTTGACTGTATCGTCCTGAAAGTTCGGCAGGACAGTCGCGTCATCAACAAATCGGTGTTCCTGGCACTGGGCATCAATATCGAAGGTCAGAAAGAACTGCTGGGTATGTGGCTGGCCGAAAATGAAGGGGCGAAGTTCTGGCTCAATGTGCTGACTGAACTGAAAAACCGCGGTCTGAACGATATCCTCATCGCCTGTGTGGATGGCCTGAAAGGCTTCCCGGATGCCATCAACACAGTATATCCGAAGGCCCGCATCCAGTTATGCATCGTGCATATGGTGCGCAACAGCCTGCGCTTCGTGTCATGGAAGGACTACAAAGCCGTCACTCGCGACCTGAAAGCGATTTATCAGGCTCCCACGGAAGAGGCAGGCCAGCAGGCACTGGAAGCGTTCGCTGCGGCCTGGGACTGTCGCTATCCTCAGATAAGCCGAAGCTGGCAGGCTAACTGGCCGAATCTTGCCACGTTCTTCGCTTATCCAACGGACATCCGCAAAGTGATCTATACGACGAATGCCATCGAGTCGCTAAACAGCGTGATCCGCCATGCGCTCAAAAAGCGTAAAGTGTTCCCGACAGACGACTCGGTGAAAAAAGTGGTGTGGCTGGCAATCCAGTCTGCGTCCCAGAAATGGACGATGCCGTTGAAGGACTGGCGAATGGCAATGAGCCGCTTTATTATCGAGTTCGGTGACCGCCTGGACGGTCACTTCTGA